In Vibrio atlanticus, the following proteins share a genomic window:
- the crr gene encoding PTS glucose transporter subunit IIA has translation MGLFDKLKKLVSDDSADAGAIEIIAPLSGEIVNIEDVPDVVFAEKIVGDGIAIKPAGDKMVAPVNGTIGKIFETNHAFSIESDDGIELFVHFGIDTVELKGEGFTRVAEEGQSVKAGDTIITFDLALLEEKAKSTLTPVVISNMDEIKELNKLSGSVTVGETPVLKVTK, from the coding sequence ATGGGTCTGTTTGACAAACTGAAAAAGCTTGTATCTGATGACAGCGCTGATGCTGGTGCAATCGAAATCATCGCACCTCTTTCTGGTGAAATCGTAAACATCGAAGACGTGCCAGATGTAGTTTTCGCTGAAAAAATCGTTGGTGATGGCATTGCTATCAAACCAGCTGGCGATAAAATGGTAGCTCCAGTTAACGGTACTATCGGTAAAATCTTCGAAACTAACCACGCATTCTCTATCGAGTCTGACGACGGTATTGAGCTTTTCGTTCACTTCGGTATCGATACTGTTGAACTTAAAGGCGAAGGCTTCACTCGTGTTGCTGAAGAAGGTCAATCTGTTAAAGCTGGTGACACAATCATCACTTTCGACCTTGCGCTTCTAGAAGAGAAAGCAAAATCTACGCTTACTCCAGTTGTTATCTCTAACATGGACGAAATCAAGGAGCTAAACAAGCTTTCTGGTTCTGTAACTGTTGGCGAAACTCCAGTTCTTAAAGTAACTAAGTAA
- a CDS encoding flagellin: protein MAVNVNTNVSAMTAQRYLNSANSAQQTSMERLSSGSKINSAKDDAAGLQISNRLNVQSRGLDVAVRNANDGISIAQTAEGAMNETSNILQRMRDLSLQSTNGSNTKSDRVAIQEEVTALNDELNRIAETTSFGGNKLLNGTHGTKSFQIGADNGEAVMLQLKDMRSDNDQMGGSSYQFTEAKGKDWGVKAGANDLTMSLKDSFGDQREINISAKAGDDIEELATYINGQQDLVKASIDEEGKLQIFAGNNKVDGEIAFSGALSDELGMQAGAKPEDPKTLEGKQVTVDTIDVTSVGGAQESVAVIDAALKYVDSHRAELGAFQNRFDHAINNLDNINENVNASKSRIKDTDFAKETTNMTKSQILSQASSSILAQAKQAPNSALSLLG from the coding sequence TAAAATCAACAGCGCAAAAGATGACGCTGCTGGCCTACAAATCTCGAACCGTTTGAACGTTCAGAGCCGCGGTCTTGATGTTGCTGTACGTAACGCGAACGATGGTATCTCTATCGCTCAAACAGCAGAAGGTGCGATGAATGAAACATCAAACATTCTACAACGTATGCGTGATTTGTCTTTGCAATCAACAAACGGTTCAAATACTAAATCTGACCGTGTAGCAATCCAAGAAGAAGTAACGGCGCTTAATGATGAATTAAATCGTATCGCTGAAACAACCTCTTTTGGTGGCAACAAGCTGCTTAACGGTACTCACGGTACTAAGTCATTCCAAATTGGTGCAGACAATGGTGAGGCAGTAATGCTTCAACTGAAAGACATGCGTTCTGATAACGACCAAATGGGCGGCAGCAGCTACCAATTTACAGAAGCTAAAGGTAAAGATTGGGGCGTGAAAGCTGGTGCGAATGACTTAACCATGTCATTAAAAGACAGCTTCGGTGACCAACGAGAAATCAACATCTCTGCTAAAGCTGGCGATGATATTGAAGAGCTAGCGACTTACATTAACGGTCAACAAGACCTAGTAAAAGCATCAATTGATGAAGAAGGTAAACTGCAAATCTTCGCTGGCAACAATAAAGTTGATGGAGAAATTGCATTTTCTGGTGCTTTATCAGATGAATTAGGCATGCAAGCAGGTGCGAAACCTGAGGACCCAAAAACTCTAGAGGGTAAGCAAGTAACGGTTGATACTATCGACGTAACGTCTGTTGGTGGCGCTCAAGAATCTGTAGCTGTTATCGATGCGGCACTTAAATATGTAGATAGCCACCGTGCTGAACTGGGTGCTTTCCAAAACCGTTTCGACCACGCAATTAACAACTTAGACAACATCAACGAGAACGTTAATGCATCTAAGAGCCGTATCAAAGATACCGATTTCGCGAAAGAAACGACTAACATGACTAAGTCTCAGATTCTTTCACAGGCTTCAAGTTCAATTCTTGCGCAAGCGAAACAAGCTCCAAACTCAGCACTTAGCCTACTAGGCTAA